One part of the Candidatus Dormiibacterota bacterium genome encodes these proteins:
- a CDS encoding WXG100 family type VII secretion target — protein MSQRVLSTEAARSAIQRMQAILAGELEAQVKQLERQGDVLSDPNVWDGPYASQFRGSIWPQTRGALDRTVTALDELRTAVQRVNENIMSAGGGG, from the coding sequence ATGTCGCAACGCGTTCTGTCCACCGAGGCCGCCCGCTCGGCGATCCAGAGGATGCAGGCGATCCTGGCCGGCGAGCTGGAGGCCCAGGTCAAGCAGCTCGAGCGTCAGGGCGACGTGCTCTCGGATCCAAACGTCTGGGACGGCCCCTATGCGAGCCAGTTTCGCGGCAGCATCTGGCCGCAGACGCGGGGCGCGCTGGACCGCACCGTGACCGCGCTCGACGAGCTGCGCACCGCGGTGCAGCGGGTCAACGAGAACATCATGAGCGCGGGCGGCGGCGGCTGA
- a CDS encoding FtsK/SpoIIIE domain-containing protein has translation MQLVLTGGDCERELDLRINESSATVADLAVALGTAPAQGLLIGDHVASPSLGIGEAGLHEGAEVRTATGPAFAIPAEAGAAIELRVIGGLDAGRAVQLHQGEVTVGRDPTCDVVIGVPTVSRHHCRLRVGPGDITWVSDTGSRAGCWLEGARLEGDAPLPAGAVLEVGTVHLAVATGAVQDRPAAIDPLRYATAAGTIPFNRPPRSTELRAEVPLTLPKAPSEGSKPIFSVAAIVSPLVLGVVMMVALQNVLFALFTLLTPVMVLGNWYESRFRNKRSLRRGMRDFQAALATLREQLAGQRRAEVERRRAAGPDLAEVLRRATAPSVRLWERRPGHGDFLELSAGLADLPWTPPVVDDRTTPAPEVSALLVEFSTLPLVPAPAVLARGGVVGITGDREAALALARGLLCQVATLQGPADVRVAVLTAADQTAVWDWTKWLPHTRDRAGAGGARLLAAGPEECDALLRTLLGGGARKQGPVTLAVIDDDSLTAGRHAPARALLRGDGGPAAGIVIASSADRLPALCTTVIEATGADGLATLTRPAEGERVDRLVIGGLAEPTARRCARALARFEDPEVGDAGAALPDLTSLLTLLDLTEPTPDALLERWRRPHDGPTLAAPVGVSEEGTFVVDLVRDGPHALVGGTTGSGKSELLRSIVASMATVADPDHLTFVLIDYKGGSSFDECSRLPHCVGVVTDLDEQLGERALRCLEAELRHRERVLREAGATDLPDYLRRQQRGEVAQRPLPRLVVVIDEFATMVKEIPDFIDSLVGVAQRGRSLGVHLILATQKPSGAVNDNIRTNTKLRICLRVEDRQDSTDVIDVADAADIVRLGRACVRLRPGEVVLIQTALVTGSSAGGTQSPVDVAPFRFGRSARAATSARTARDGASDLSRLVEAVDGAFRSAGMALPRRPWPDALPDELDLDAVCPVPASPHPSSTAAAPGLASFVLADDPDAQAQYPHGWDPARGNLLVVGNVGSGTTTTLASLALAQARTRGPDDLHLYVLDMGAGDLQPLAGLPHTGAYVGPRERERQMRLIRQLRGELDRRKGRGFAGAGDDPMILLLIDNHSGFTAEYSDIATVNVVDDLGRIFSDGPEVGILTVLSGDRAGAIPPALASLTQQKLLLRLSDAQEYSAFGITRRQVPRFTPGRALLAETAQVVQVARPSPSLTAAVAATASAAPVATRSVPDVGVLPDQVAVTVIAPAARLGAPPWFIPLGIGERDLGPAGLTLFEGDHALVAGPARSGKSSVLCIIAEVVARAQSGIVCAGIAPRRSPLRESPDLDHLAADPAEVGALLAAIAADGRPHVVLIDDADALDDGDGAIATLLHRGRPDVHLVVAGRADALRPLYGHWTQTVRGSKLGLLLRPNLDLDGELLGTPLPRRVPVAMGDGRGYLIDSSGVDILQAARPTPGRVLSGAPVQPPTSPPAQSTAAEKAEGTW, from the coding sequence GTGCAGCTCGTTCTCACCGGCGGCGACTGCGAGCGCGAGCTCGACCTGCGCATCAACGAGAGCTCGGCGACGGTCGCTGATCTGGCTGTCGCATTGGGCACCGCACCGGCTCAGGGACTGCTCATCGGAGACCACGTCGCCAGCCCCTCGCTGGGAATCGGCGAGGCGGGCCTCCATGAGGGGGCGGAGGTACGAACCGCCACCGGTCCGGCGTTTGCAATCCCCGCCGAGGCCGGAGCGGCAATCGAGCTGCGGGTCATCGGAGGTCTCGACGCCGGCCGGGCGGTGCAGCTGCACCAGGGCGAGGTGACCGTCGGCCGCGACCCCACCTGCGACGTCGTCATCGGCGTGCCCACGGTGTCGCGGCACCACTGTCGACTGCGGGTCGGCCCGGGGGATATCACGTGGGTGAGTGATACCGGGTCGCGCGCCGGCTGCTGGCTGGAGGGCGCGCGCCTCGAGGGGGATGCCCCCCTCCCCGCCGGCGCGGTGCTCGAGGTGGGCACGGTGCACCTCGCCGTCGCCACCGGGGCCGTCCAGGACCGCCCCGCCGCGATCGATCCGCTCCGCTACGCGACGGCCGCGGGCACCATCCCGTTCAACCGCCCACCGCGGTCCACCGAGCTGCGCGCCGAGGTCCCCCTCACCCTTCCGAAGGCGCCGAGCGAGGGCAGCAAGCCGATCTTCAGCGTCGCCGCCATTGTCTCCCCGCTCGTCCTCGGCGTGGTGATGATGGTCGCGCTGCAGAACGTCCTGTTCGCGCTGTTCACCCTGCTCACTCCCGTGATGGTGTTGGGCAACTGGTACGAGAGCCGGTTCCGCAACAAGCGCTCGCTCCGCAGGGGGATGCGCGACTTCCAGGCGGCGCTGGCCACCCTCCGTGAGCAGCTCGCCGGGCAGCGACGCGCCGAGGTCGAGCGGCGGCGCGCGGCCGGGCCGGACCTCGCCGAGGTGCTGCGCCGGGCGACGGCGCCGAGCGTGCGGCTCTGGGAGCGGCGCCCCGGCCACGGCGACTTCCTCGAGCTGAGCGCCGGCCTCGCCGACCTTCCCTGGACGCCGCCGGTGGTCGACGACCGCACCACCCCGGCTCCCGAGGTGTCGGCACTGCTGGTGGAGTTCTCCACCCTGCCGCTGGTGCCCGCGCCGGCCGTGCTCGCCAGGGGCGGGGTGGTCGGCATCACCGGCGACCGCGAGGCTGCGCTCGCCCTCGCCCGCGGGCTGCTCTGCCAGGTGGCCACGCTGCAGGGGCCCGCCGACGTGCGCGTCGCCGTGCTCACCGCCGCCGACCAGACCGCGGTCTGGGACTGGACCAAGTGGCTGCCTCACACCCGCGACCGCGCCGGCGCCGGCGGCGCGCGCCTGCTCGCCGCAGGGCCCGAGGAGTGCGACGCCCTGCTGCGCACCCTGCTCGGGGGCGGGGCCAGGAAGCAGGGCCCGGTGACGCTCGCGGTGATCGACGACGACAGCCTCACCGCGGGACGGCACGCTCCCGCCCGGGCTCTGCTCCGCGGCGACGGCGGCCCGGCGGCGGGCATCGTCATCGCCAGCTCGGCCGACCGGCTGCCGGCACTCTGCACCACCGTCATCGAGGCCACCGGCGCCGACGGGCTGGCGACCCTGACCCGCCCGGCCGAGGGCGAGCGCGTCGACCGGCTGGTGATCGGCGGCCTCGCCGAGCCCACCGCCCGGCGCTGCGCCCGCGCCCTGGCACGGTTCGAGGACCCCGAGGTGGGCGACGCCGGGGCGGCACTTCCCGACCTCACCTCCCTGCTCACCCTGCTCGACCTGACCGAGCCCACCCCCGACGCCCTGCTCGAGCGCTGGCGCCGGCCCCACGACGGGCCGACCCTGGCGGCGCCGGTGGGGGTGAGCGAGGAGGGCACCTTCGTCGTCGACCTGGTCCGCGACGGCCCCCACGCGCTGGTCGGCGGCACCACCGGCTCGGGCAAGAGTGAGCTGCTGCGCTCGATCGTCGCCTCGATGGCGACCGTGGCCGATCCCGACCACCTCACCTTCGTGCTCATCGACTACAAGGGCGGCAGCAGCTTCGACGAGTGCTCGCGGCTGCCCCACTGCGTCGGCGTGGTCACCGACCTCGACGAGCAGCTCGGCGAGCGCGCGCTGCGATGCCTCGAGGCCGAGCTGCGCCACCGTGAGCGGGTGCTCCGCGAGGCCGGCGCCACCGACCTCCCCGACTACCTGCGCCGGCAGCAGCGCGGCGAGGTGGCGCAGCGGCCGCTTCCCCGGCTGGTGGTGGTCATCGACGAGTTCGCCACCATGGTCAAGGAGATCCCCGACTTCATCGACTCCCTCGTCGGCGTCGCCCAGCGGGGACGCAGCCTCGGCGTGCACCTGATCCTCGCCACCCAGAAGCCGTCGGGCGCGGTGAACGACAACATCCGCACCAACACGAAGCTGCGCATCTGCCTGCGCGTCGAGGACCGGCAGGACTCCACCGACGTCATCGACGTCGCCGACGCCGCCGACATCGTCCGGCTGGGACGCGCGTGCGTGCGCCTTCGGCCCGGGGAGGTGGTGCTCATCCAGACCGCCCTGGTCACCGGCAGCAGCGCCGGCGGCACCCAGTCGCCGGTCGATGTCGCCCCCTTCCGATTCGGCCGCTCGGCCCGGGCGGCGACCTCCGCCCGCACCGCCCGCGACGGCGCCAGCGATCTCAGCCGCCTGGTCGAGGCCGTGGACGGCGCCTTCCGGAGCGCGGGGATGGCGCTGCCGCGCCGTCCCTGGCCGGACGCGCTCCCCGACGAGCTCGACCTCGACGCGGTCTGCCCGGTGCCGGCGTCACCCCATCCCTCCAGCACCGCCGCGGCGCCAGGCCTCGCCAGCTTCGTGCTCGCCGACGACCCGGACGCGCAGGCGCAGTATCCCCACGGGTGGGACCCGGCCCGGGGCAACCTGCTGGTCGTCGGCAACGTCGGCAGCGGCACCACCACCACGCTGGCCAGCCTCGCGCTCGCCCAGGCGCGGACCCGGGGTCCCGACGACCTCCACCTCTACGTCCTCGACATGGGCGCCGGCGACCTCCAGCCACTCGCAGGCCTGCCCCACACCGGCGCCTATGTCGGCCCCCGCGAACGGGAGCGGCAGATGCGCCTGATCCGCCAGCTCCGCGGCGAGCTCGACCGCCGCAAGGGACGCGGCTTCGCCGGTGCGGGCGACGATCCGATGATCCTGCTGCTGATCGACAACCACTCCGGCTTCACCGCCGAGTACTCGGACATCGCCACCGTGAACGTTGTGGACGATCTCGGCCGCATCTTCTCCGACGGTCCCGAGGTGGGGATCCTCACCGTGCTGAGCGGCGACCGTGCGGGTGCCATCCCGCCGGCGCTGGCGTCGCTCACCCAGCAGAAGCTGCTGCTCCGGCTCTCCGACGCGCAGGAGTACTCGGCCTTCGGGATCACCCGCCGCCAGGTGCCGCGATTCACACCCGGGCGCGCGCTCCTCGCCGAGACGGCGCAGGTGGTCCAGGTGGCCCGGCCGTCGCCCAGCCTGACCGCGGCGGTGGCGGCGACCGCCTCCGCGGCACCGGTGGCGACGCGCTCGGTCCCCGACGTCGGGGTGCTGCCCGACCAGGTGGCGGTCACCGTCATCGCGCCGGCGGCCCGGCTCGGGGCGCCCCCGTGGTTCATCCCCCTCGGCATCGGTGAGCGTGACCTCGGCCCCGCGGGGCTGACCCTCTTCGAGGGTGACCACGCCCTCGTCGCCGGTCCGGCCCGGTCGGGGAAGAGCTCGGTGCTCTGCATCATCGCGGAGGTGGTGGCCCGCGCTCAGAGCGGTATCGTCTGCGCCGGCATCGCCCCGCGGCGCTCGCCGCTGCGCGAGTCCCCGGACCTCGACCACCTCGCCGCCGACCCGGCCGAGGTCGGAGCTCTGCTCGCCGCCATCGCCGCCGACGGCCGCCCCCACGTCGTGCTCATCGACGACGCCGACGCCCTCGACGACGGCGACGGCGCCATCGCCACCCTGCTGCACCGCGGACGCCCCGACGTCCACCTCGTCGTCGCCGGCCGCGCCGACGCGCTGCGACCCCTGTACGGCCACTGGACCCAGACGGTGCGGGGATCGAAGCTCGGCCTGCTGCTCCGTCCCAACCTCGACCTCGACGGCGAGCTGCTGGGAACGCCCCTCCCCCGCCGCGTGCCGGTGGCGATGGGCGACGGCCGCGGCTACCTGATCGACAGCTCGGGGGTGGACATCCTCCAGGCGGCGCGGCCGACTCCCGGCCGTGTGCTCAGCGGCGCGCCCGTGCAACCACCGACCTCGCCGCCCGCGCAGTCGACCGCTGCCGAGAAGGCGGAGGGCACGTGGTGA